From one Nitrospira sp. MA-1 genomic stretch:
- a CDS encoding GlsB/YeaQ/YmgE family stress response membrane protein — MGIISWIVFGLIAGILAKLLMPGKDPGGMIITILIGIFGAMVGGFISTYFGYGEVTGFNLPSFGIAVGGAFLLLFGYRLIKGS, encoded by the coding sequence GTGTTCGGCCTCATTGCAGGAATCCTCGCCAAGCTTCTCATGCCGGGGAAAGACCCCGGGGGAATGATTATTACCATCTTGATTGGGATCTTCGGCGCCATGGTGGGCGGATTCATCAGCACCTACTTTGGTTATGGCGAGGTCACCGGGTTTAATCTGCCAAGTTTCGGCATTGCCGTTGGCGGGGCCTTTCTCCTCCTTTTTGGCTATCGCCTGATCAAAGGAAGCTAA
- a CDS encoding CHAT domain-containing protein, whose protein sequence is MDSKRPHTLNHNSTLRDNPLSPPCHDAPEPTSGRKGKRSLYAQGALWYLIASMGLAGVFGFSLTTFAAPPERLTTHPALDYQPSVSMDGQTLAFVSNRSGNLDIWVQTLKSSALTLPRQMTTHPASDQEPALNRDGTRLLYVSHKSDPRGDVYLLDLITREEQRLTDLTSGDGAPQWDQEEQGFLYLKTDPLHNTSAIYRKSFSSQSEELVVPQATSYFVNAQGQLLYSNGGHLTLLNLHDNSSTSFDQDSKVLDLWPALDHNPATMTTNVPLVFTRYDRDTNNDGLVDTDDESSIWMRLWDPQQPQLQRLYRITPAHKFDIYPAVSGDFLYYSDLKSGDIFRMDIPAFLKDYVDLDQAKSLAASYQDHGQLDLALLVLGNISHNLLAEQPPEARAEFDFSLAETQTQEGNFLAARQSLEPYTSQPGRTGALARIYTIVLRVREQAQGISSAARRRLVATGAAELLTIGEEHRNMDEVYGQALIEAGRLYLFAEDPLTALDYLVKVEDLHNKEIRAKGLFTRGEAYRILDDAPNVIRVFVDVIQLFGERSSWGKRAIQQVVMLSQQGETERERITALNKIIPQYPDFPVLIATTRLTIADLYHEQGEQLSALETLDFIISAPDLPNELVIQAYRNKATILSESERYQEAADTYAALSQFPGENLTELQEARSLLILQLVKKALKDRKVGETRIAAKSLKHLINQYPESVEAHRAYIETKVMLHDTAEVQDWYTTLVKTHPDHAVYQYGQALALSYTEPPDLPLVIRLLQRAMKKDPALGYVHQTLGWAYEQTERTSGNKGYLEKAEQEYRIALEINDAGRFPDVESQLLLNLGNTYLALSNAREAYRHYRQREEQFAPSGETITELLYRKNYGEACFKSGRTEESLVQYQLALRKVPPEQPNLQAEILERIGLSHQDIGQYAKAIEAFSQALVLNRELGQEQNVTLLQRNIGVNLFNLSRASETGGREELKQALGSYFTSLDHLTIGGGKTLSKGPGLFNVNVALNEKGSQAASGFDRIGEQKLMFSYIASTYEQLDEPGPARDYYRKKLALLNQVTPATQDAAALTEKAIVLNRLGVLSHQLDEPEQAMESFRQSLNYTRTLNIPFGTSVNVYNLSTLAVESLLQGQTPDQSLVEAITSGIRDLQQRNYEDRNLFFTLTNTAMLLSLLPDPSPDQGLRPAEAVQRMHEQFTYQTLPWSYYQKADSLLLKPALFSDSERLPAQFLVKLNQAELARTSDQSQVYRRIQDDLLKLVEDRQAPNSWLWYLSQAEEAADPSMRKKFLTQSVEAVLRFPAQTDPPTGQTNTWPAYERLIQLSVDQLTEEGRPDDAFTVAEQLSIRHMTSAVYEAVGEDLFLKGLGDYEPELRSLLGELRQARNQGNVAAIEELAPALQDTLYALFEEYPWATASFWAYPPTRDLIFLGVDASHPYLKILKGRQGYHGFVHDGETLHYSPLAVTEKGVAGDEEFHKRLTQSASAYVAMPQELESTLPSLGLDQKPLTWVSNFYDFLNGYHQRSLFFSYITTPSTLVPSTPPSAGEIPFVLQQFNGVEAHDHPLATHTNIAAFIKNPDTFAFEVQEDQDVREYVSVLDFAGSQHHSILLFGGIPSSSPSPWVLVSSLLRAGFPHVIVSRTALDSQTATRFLNQYLTHLDTLSPDEAVVAASKDIWGPDQGKYPFRHYGFAGMGPDERQEYAASIYDQEVAEAIHAFETKDFPASLLHIEHALALIEHAKKRQDFKELTTLAVETAFEVNDYEKGIFFQQKLLDSLTAETPASERAEAEYRLGILHSRLEHFDIAVQHLEQANQIWDQGDELDRLAEGMATLGIVRENMGAYPEALEQFNQSFSLYQEIGEMGHTAFQYRRIGRIYYLRLGRYEKARENFLAALKLYQEQGDPQGEAETLYEVGLTYEKVGLFDQAADRYHQALAIAKELDDPKLLTTGDLYLANVAWFQGNYQTAFQFLTQADKKAEQAKDPQLRIMVKNTRGLIYWTLNDTDKGLVHLHDAVTLSRSSNIQTELASSLNNLGLIYRQRGDHAAALDYFQQAKTLDESLKSQWGLGYDHRNIGISLLALGQLEEAEGHFLKAEQISAEINNVINWVKALLELGNVNKALGRPEPALGYYERAHEISQRYGIKEVEWRAAAGKATLLREEGKLPDALNWFTKGVEVVEGMRAALKIDELRNSFQTNKLDLYGDIITLLITMNRTDDAFNFLERSRSRSFIDLLGNQKLSFKTEGDQETWTKINMMASTLDSLKSELGSYEEPPADLQERYHNTKALYEEAILEVKQENPALSSFVSVDPLNLEGVQQLLAPKVGLLTYFLTKDQLYLWLITNERTIFKSVSAKEEDLTRLVTRYRQLVQHLEPVDDELQKLYGSLIQPIEPDIKNLEYLGIIPDGPLHFLSFAALKHGPAYLVDEIPLFYAPSASVFQFTFAKRQAVKNDKVLAIGNPDLGNFNYDLPLAELEAQSIKWNYPNMDILTGTKATKEWVVKNISRYGIIHLAAHGEFDEGNPLLSSLWLASENPENRRLTVKEIFGLELNADLVTLSACQTGLGKLEAGELIGLNRAFVYAGTHALVSALWRVDDLSTSVLMKHFYRNYVTANKARSLRQAQLLVKKDFPHPSYWAGFSLIGDYQ, encoded by the coding sequence ATGGACTCAAAAAGACCCCACACCCTAAATCACAACTCCACGTTGCGAGATAATCCTCTCTCCCCTCCTTGCCACGATGCTCCTGAGCCAACATCAGGAAGAAAAGGGAAAAGGTCGCTCTATGCTCAAGGAGCCCTATGGTATTTGATCGCGTCCATGGGCCTGGCCGGAGTATTCGGCTTTTCCCTGACGACTTTCGCTGCGCCCCCTGAACGCCTGACCACTCACCCTGCTCTGGATTATCAACCGTCAGTCTCCATGGATGGACAGACGCTCGCCTTTGTGTCCAATCGATCCGGCAATCTGGATATCTGGGTTCAAACACTCAAGAGTTCCGCGCTGACGCTTCCTCGACAAATGACCACGCACCCGGCCAGTGATCAGGAACCGGCCTTGAACCGGGATGGCACTCGACTCTTATATGTGTCCCATAAATCCGATCCCCGCGGTGATGTTTATCTCCTGGATCTGATTACCCGTGAGGAGCAACGACTGACGGATTTAACCAGCGGCGACGGTGCTCCACAGTGGGACCAAGAAGAACAAGGATTTTTGTATCTCAAAACCGATCCGCTTCACAACACCTCCGCCATCTACCGGAAATCCTTTTCGAGCCAATCTGAAGAACTGGTTGTGCCCCAAGCCACCAGCTATTTCGTGAATGCCCAGGGGCAACTTCTGTATTCCAATGGTGGCCATCTGACCCTATTGAATCTTCACGACAACAGCTCCACCTCCTTCGACCAGGACAGCAAGGTCCTGGATCTCTGGCCTGCCTTGGACCACAACCCCGCTACCATGACCACGAATGTCCCCCTGGTGTTTACCCGATATGACCGGGACACCAACAATGACGGGCTCGTTGATACCGATGATGAATCGTCCATTTGGATGAGACTTTGGGACCCGCAGCAGCCTCAACTCCAAAGACTCTATCGGATCACTCCGGCGCACAAATTTGATATTTACCCAGCCGTGTCGGGGGATTTCCTCTATTATTCCGATCTGAAGAGCGGAGATATTTTCCGAATGGACATCCCCGCGTTTCTCAAGGATTACGTCGACCTCGATCAGGCCAAATCGCTGGCCGCATCGTATCAGGATCACGGGCAATTGGATCTCGCCCTCCTGGTCCTCGGGAACATTTCTCACAATCTGTTGGCAGAGCAACCCCCTGAGGCACGAGCGGAATTTGATTTTTCCCTTGCCGAAACACAGACACAGGAGGGAAATTTTCTTGCGGCCCGCCAATCTCTGGAGCCCTACACCAGCCAACCGGGACGGACCGGCGCGTTGGCCAGAATCTATACCATCGTCTTGCGAGTCCGGGAGCAGGCTCAGGGCATCAGCTCCGCGGCAAGACGCCGGTTAGTCGCCACAGGCGCGGCTGAGCTCCTCACCATCGGTGAGGAACACCGGAACATGGATGAGGTATACGGTCAAGCCCTCATTGAAGCCGGACGGCTTTACCTTTTTGCGGAGGATCCTCTCACGGCCCTGGATTACCTCGTCAAAGTGGAAGATCTGCACAACAAAGAGATTCGAGCCAAGGGTCTCTTTACCAGAGGGGAAGCCTACCGGATTCTGGATGATGCTCCCAATGTGATCCGCGTGTTCGTGGATGTCATCCAGTTATTTGGCGAACGCTCCTCCTGGGGCAAACGGGCCATCCAACAAGTGGTGATGCTCTCCCAACAGGGTGAAACGGAACGTGAGCGCATTACAGCCTTGAACAAGATTATCCCTCAGTATCCTGACTTTCCCGTCTTAATCGCCACTACCCGCCTAACCATTGCGGACCTCTATCACGAACAGGGAGAACAACTCTCCGCTCTGGAAACACTGGATTTCATTATTTCGGCTCCTGACCTTCCCAACGAACTTGTCATCCAAGCCTATCGGAACAAGGCGACGATCCTTTCAGAATCGGAACGCTACCAGGAAGCCGCGGATACCTATGCCGCCTTAAGTCAGTTTCCCGGAGAAAATCTCACCGAACTCCAGGAAGCCAGGAGTCTGCTCATTTTACAATTGGTAAAAAAAGCGCTGAAGGACCGGAAGGTGGGGGAGACCCGTATCGCCGCCAAATCCTTAAAACACCTGATCAACCAATATCCCGAATCGGTAGAAGCCCATCGGGCCTATATTGAAACTAAAGTCATGCTCCACGACACGGCGGAGGTCCAGGACTGGTACACCACCTTAGTCAAGACCCATCCCGATCACGCCGTCTATCAATATGGTCAGGCCCTGGCATTGTCCTATACCGAACCGCCCGACCTCCCGTTAGTCATCCGCCTTCTCCAACGCGCCATGAAAAAAGATCCCGCCCTGGGGTATGTCCACCAAACGCTCGGATGGGCCTACGAACAAACCGAACGGACGTCCGGCAACAAAGGATATCTTGAAAAGGCCGAGCAGGAATATCGCATCGCGCTGGAGATCAACGATGCCGGTCGCTTTCCCGACGTGGAATCCCAACTGCTCTTGAATTTAGGAAATACCTACCTGGCTCTCTCGAATGCCCGCGAAGCCTATCGACATTACCGACAGCGTGAGGAGCAATTCGCTCCGTCCGGCGAGACTATCACCGAATTGCTCTATCGCAAAAATTATGGAGAAGCCTGTTTTAAATCCGGACGCACCGAGGAATCGTTAGTGCAATATCAGTTGGCCTTACGAAAGGTCCCTCCCGAGCAGCCAAATCTACAAGCCGAAATCCTGGAACGCATCGGATTGTCCCATCAGGACATCGGACAATATGCCAAAGCCATTGAGGCGTTCTCTCAGGCCTTGGTCCTGAACCGTGAGTTAGGACAGGAACAAAATGTCACATTGCTCCAGAGAAATATCGGGGTCAACCTGTTCAACCTGAGCCGCGCCAGTGAAACCGGTGGACGCGAGGAACTCAAACAGGCTTTGGGCAGTTACTTTACCAGCCTGGACCACCTCACCATAGGCGGCGGCAAAACTCTTTCCAAGGGACCAGGCCTGTTCAATGTGAATGTGGCCCTCAATGAAAAGGGGTCTCAAGCGGCCAGCGGATTCGATCGGATCGGCGAGCAAAAGCTCATGTTCAGTTATATCGCCAGCACCTATGAGCAATTAGACGAACCCGGTCCCGCTCGAGATTATTATCGCAAAAAACTCGCTCTCCTCAATCAGGTGACACCGGCTACACAGGATGCGGCCGCTCTGACAGAAAAAGCCATTGTCCTCAATCGGCTGGGAGTGCTGTCCCACCAATTAGATGAACCTGAACAGGCGATGGAGTCCTTTCGTCAATCCTTGAATTACACCCGGACCTTAAATATCCCGTTCGGGACCAGCGTCAACGTCTATAATCTTTCGACATTGGCGGTCGAAAGCCTCCTGCAAGGGCAAACCCCGGACCAAAGCCTTGTGGAGGCCATCACCTCGGGGATTCGGGATCTCCAGCAACGAAACTATGAAGACCGCAATCTGTTCTTCACCCTCACCAACACCGCCATGCTCCTCTCGCTTCTTCCCGACCCATCGCCGGATCAGGGACTCAGGCCGGCTGAGGCCGTCCAACGCATGCATGAGCAGTTCACCTATCAGACGCTTCCGTGGTCCTATTATCAGAAGGCGGACTCGCTCCTTCTCAAGCCTGCCTTATTCTCAGATTCTGAACGTCTGCCTGCTCAATTTCTGGTGAAGTTGAACCAGGCCGAATTAGCACGAACATCGGATCAGTCTCAGGTCTATCGCCGGATTCAGGACGACTTACTCAAACTGGTGGAAGACCGGCAAGCCCCCAATAGCTGGTTGTGGTATCTGTCTCAAGCCGAAGAAGCCGCTGATCCCTCCATGCGAAAGAAGTTTCTCACCCAATCCGTTGAAGCGGTCCTTCGTTTCCCCGCGCAAACCGACCCTCCAACAGGTCAGACCAACACCTGGCCCGCATACGAACGTCTGATTCAGCTCTCTGTTGACCAATTGACTGAAGAAGGCCGGCCCGACGACGCCTTTACCGTGGCCGAGCAACTGAGCATTCGACACATGACCAGCGCCGTCTATGAAGCCGTGGGAGAAGATCTGTTTCTCAAAGGCTTGGGAGACTATGAACCGGAACTACGCTCCTTACTCGGGGAACTCCGGCAAGCCAGAAATCAGGGGAACGTTGCGGCCATTGAAGAACTGGCTCCTGCCCTTCAGGACACGCTCTATGCCCTGTTTGAAGAATATCCCTGGGCCACCGCGTCCTTCTGGGCCTATCCTCCGACCAGGGACCTGATATTTTTGGGCGTTGACGCCTCACATCCCTACCTGAAAATTCTCAAAGGAAGGCAAGGCTATCATGGCTTTGTTCATGACGGGGAGACCCTCCATTACAGCCCTCTGGCGGTCACGGAAAAAGGAGTCGCCGGGGATGAAGAATTTCACAAGCGGCTCACACAATCGGCATCAGCCTATGTGGCAATGCCGCAGGAACTGGAATCCACCCTCCCTTCACTGGGACTCGATCAGAAACCGCTCACGTGGGTCAGTAACTTCTATGACTTCCTGAATGGCTATCATCAGCGCAGCCTCTTTTTTTCTTACATCACCACCCCGAGCACGCTTGTCCCTTCCACGCCCCCGAGTGCGGGGGAAATTCCATTTGTGCTCCAGCAATTTAACGGGGTCGAGGCTCATGATCATCCGCTGGCTACCCACACCAACATTGCCGCATTTATCAAAAATCCGGATACATTCGCCTTTGAGGTACAGGAAGATCAGGATGTTCGGGAATATGTTTCCGTGCTCGATTTTGCCGGCAGCCAACATCATTCGATCCTGCTCTTCGGCGGGATCCCCTCCTCATCCCCTTCCCCATGGGTGCTGGTTTCCTCTCTCCTGCGCGCCGGATTTCCTCATGTCATCGTGAGCCGGACAGCGCTCGATTCCCAAACCGCTACCAGGTTTCTGAATCAATATCTCACGCATCTCGATACGCTTTCTCCCGATGAGGCCGTCGTGGCCGCATCGAAGGATATCTGGGGACCGGATCAGGGGAAATATCCCTTCCGCCATTACGGATTTGCCGGCATGGGTCCGGACGAACGTCAGGAATATGCCGCCTCTATCTACGACCAAGAAGTCGCAGAGGCCATTCACGCATTTGAGACCAAAGACTTTCCCGCCTCCCTCCTGCATATCGAACATGCGCTCGCCCTTATCGAGCATGCAAAAAAACGACAGGACTTCAAAGAACTCACCACCCTGGCTGTGGAAACCGCCTTTGAAGTCAACGATTATGAAAAGGGAATCTTCTTTCAACAGAAGCTGCTGGATTCCCTCACCGCGGAAACCCCTGCCAGTGAGCGAGCCGAGGCGGAATATCGTTTGGGCATCTTGCATTCCCGACTCGAACATTTCGACATCGCCGTGCAACATCTCGAACAGGCCAATCAGATTTGGGATCAGGGCGACGAGCTTGACCGACTCGCGGAAGGCATGGCCACATTGGGCATTGTCCGTGAAAACATGGGGGCCTATCCGGAAGCCCTGGAACAATTCAACCAGTCGTTTTCCCTGTATCAGGAAATCGGGGAAATGGGTCACACGGCGTTTCAATACCGTCGAATCGGGCGTATTTATTACCTTCGATTAGGCCGGTACGAGAAAGCCCGGGAAAACTTTCTGGCCGCCCTGAAACTGTATCAGGAGCAAGGCGATCCGCAGGGAGAAGCCGAAACGCTGTATGAAGTGGGACTGACGTATGAAAAAGTCGGCCTGTTCGACCAGGCCGCGGACCGCTACCACCAGGCCCTGGCCATTGCGAAAGAACTGGATGACCCCAAGCTCCTCACGACGGGCGACCTCTACCTCGCCAATGTGGCCTGGTTCCAGGGGAACTATCAAACCGCCTTTCAATTCTTAACCCAGGCCGACAAAAAAGCCGAACAGGCCAAAGACCCGCAATTACGCATTATGGTGAAAAATACCCGCGGGCTGATCTACTGGACACTCAATGACACCGACAAAGGACTCGTCCATTTACACGATGCGGTCACGCTGAGCCGGTCCTCCAATATTCAAACCGAGTTAGCCTCTTCGCTCAACAACCTTGGATTGATCTACCGGCAACGGGGCGACCATGCCGCCGCCCTGGACTATTTTCAACAGGCCAAAACGCTGGACGAGTCCCTCAAGAGCCAATGGGGTTTAGGCTACGACCATCGGAATATCGGCATCTCCCTATTAGCCCTGGGACAGTTGGAAGAAGCCGAAGGGCATTTTCTGAAAGCTGAGCAGATCAGCGCCGAGATCAACAATGTCATCAACTGGGTCAAGGCCTTACTCGAACTGGGTAACGTCAATAAAGCGCTGGGGCGACCAGAACCGGCTCTCGGCTATTACGAGCGGGCGCATGAGATCTCTCAGCGATACGGCATCAAGGAAGTGGAATGGCGCGCGGCAGCAGGCAAGGCCACGTTGTTACGGGAGGAGGGAAAGCTCCCGGATGCCTTGAACTGGTTTACCAAAGGGGTCGAGGTGGTAGAAGGCATGCGGGCCGCGCTAAAAATCGATGAACTCCGCAATAGTTTCCAGACTAACAAACTGGATCTGTACGGGGACATCATCACCCTGCTCATCACGATGAATCGGACCGATGACGCCTTTAACTTTTTAGAGCGCTCCCGATCCAGAAGTTTTATCGACCTGCTGGGTAATCAAAAACTCTCCTTCAAAACTGAAGGTGATCAGGAGACCTGGACAAAAATCAACATGATGGCTTCCACCCTGGATTCGCTCAAATCGGAACTGGGATCATATGAGGAACCGCCGGCCGACCTTCAGGAACGGTATCACAATACGAAAGCCCTGTATGAAGAAGCCATCCTGGAGGTCAAACAGGAGAATCCAGCGCTCAGCAGTTTTGTCTCCGTGGATCCGCTCAATCTGGAAGGAGTCCAACAGCTCCTGGCCCCTAAAGTGGGACTGCTCACCTATTTTCTGACAAAAGACCAGCTCTACCTGTGGCTCATCACGAACGAGCGAACCATTTTCAAATCTGTGTCAGCGAAGGAAGAAGACCTCACCCGCTTAGTGACCCGTTATCGGCAACTCGTTCAGCATCTGGAACCGGTTGATGATGAATTACAAAAACTTTATGGGTCTCTGATTCAACCGATTGAACCCGACATCAAAAACCTGGAGTATTTGGGAATTATTCCCGATGGCCCTTTACATTTTCTCTCCTTTGCGGCACTCAAACACGGCCCCGCCTATCTCGTGGATGAGATCCCGCTTTTTTACGCACCCTCGGCTTCCGTCTTCCAATTCACCTTTGCCAAACGTCAAGCCGTCAAAAATGACAAAGTCCTTGCCATCGGAAATCCCGATTTGGGAAATTTTAATTACGATCTTCCACTAGCCGAATTGGAGGCCCAAAGCATCAAATGGAATTATCCCAACATGGATATTCTGACCGGAACAAAGGCCACCAAGGAATGGGTGGTGAAGAATATCTCCCGATATGGCATCATTCACTTAGCGGCCCATGGTGAATTTGATGAGGGCAATCCGCTGTTGTCCTCACTCTGGCTGGCTTCAGAAAACCCCGAAAACCGCCGACTGACCGTCAAGGAGATTTTTGGGTTGGAATTAAACGCGGATCTGGTAACCTTAAGCGCCTGCCAAACAGGCCTGGGCAAACTGGAAGCCGGTGAACTTATCGGCCTGAACCGCGCCTTTGTCTATGCCGGCACGCATGCCCTGGTGTCCGCCCTTTGGCGGGTGGACGACCTCTCCACCTCGGTGCTCATGAAACATTTTTACCGGAATTACGTCACGGCGAATAAAGCCAGAAGCTTGCGGCAAGCGCAACTCCTCGTCAAAAAGGATTTTCCCCACCCGTCCTATTGGGCCGGGTTTAGTTTAATCGGAGACTATCAATAA
- a CDS encoding DUF1318 domain-containing protein: MFYLLLPPYRTDHTFSFHPISLTLLLALLTACSGPLVGVTVVDERTALENQVLGTYQELNQQVMLVASVRYIDPKGKLKQTQELPPGKKDVVRALQRVSFNKDDLNRYKSLGIIGENNEGGVTLLEPEKVQPDDRAFVENLINEENEDRLAIMSRIIETNETLTPSELPRVHKMFAALNRDKALKGERIQLDNGTWTQKDPTP, from the coding sequence ATGTTCTATCTCCTATTACCCCCCTACAGGACTGATCACACGTTCTCTTTCCATCCCATTTCACTGACCCTTCTTCTTGCCCTCCTCACAGCCTGCAGCGGACCATTAGTCGGTGTGACCGTAGTTGATGAACGCACGGCATTGGAAAATCAGGTCCTCGGCACGTATCAAGAACTCAATCAGCAAGTCATGCTCGTGGCCTCGGTTCGCTATATTGATCCGAAGGGGAAACTGAAACAGACACAGGAACTTCCTCCAGGGAAAAAAGACGTTGTGCGTGCCCTCCAACGAGTGTCGTTTAACAAAGATGACCTCAATCGCTATAAATCATTAGGAATTATCGGAGAAAATAATGAAGGTGGCGTCACTCTCCTGGAGCCGGAAAAGGTCCAACCGGACGATCGAGCGTTTGTTGAAAATCTAATCAACGAGGAGAATGAGGATCGTCTCGCGATCATGAGCCGGATCATTGAGACCAACGAGACCCTGACACCCTCAGAATTACCACGCGTCCACAAAATGTTTGCCGCACTCAATCGGGATAAAGCGCTCAAGGGAGAACGAATCCAACTGGACAATGGGACATGGACTCAAAAAGACCCCACACCCTAA
- a CDS encoding GIY-YIG nuclease family protein, protein MKQYYVYIMTNQSGTLYAGFTNDLTLRVYEHKYGKGSHFTSRYRITRLLYFEETGDIHAALAREKQLKGWTRIKKLALIATVNSKWTDLSADWDI, encoded by the coding sequence ATGAAACAATATTATGTGTACATCATGACAAACCAATCCGGCACATTATATGCCGGGTTCACGAATGATCTCACACTTCGAGTCTATGAACACAAGTATGGAAAAGGCAGTCATTTCACATCAAGATATCGCATCACACGATTATTGTACTTCGAAGAAACTGGGGATATTCACGCAGCACTCGCTCGGGAGAAACAGCTCAAAGGCTGGACGCGAATAAAGAAACTGGCGTTAATTGCCACGGTCAATTCCAAATGGACGGATCTTTCTGCAGATTGGGACATTTAA